From one Nilaparvata lugens isolate BPH chromosome 2, ASM1435652v1, whole genome shotgun sequence genomic stretch:
- the LOC120350099 gene encoding uncharacterized protein LOC120350099 — MELTKYEEIKFQKTKICHICEKPFNDDINYEKVKDHCHLSGKYRGAAHKSCNLNFKLPQTIPIYCHNMSGYDTHLYIKELSKKYKKVDLIANTDEKYINYSINSGYGYEFGEDNKPRKNIKFSFVDTFRFMASSIEKLAKSLKKEDCKHINNFIKNGKVLNDIIKREDNDEDQIFNILSGKGIFPYEFIDDFEKLEYNKILEQDKFYSCLNHESINTKDYLHYKMVWNKLKNKNLGNYSDLYNIQDVLLLADIFENFRDCCLNNYKLDPAHYLTAPSLAWDAMLKLTKIELDLIHDYNMYLMIEKGIRGGISQCITRYSKANNKYIKNYNPNKKQNYLFYIDANNLYGWALSQKLPYKDLQFINSDIRNLDEWEDIIKNYDENDDVGYIFEVDLKYPEELHDNHKDLPLAPEHYKKRLCTTLYDKNNYVVHIRNLKYYLEKGMILENINRVIEFKQSNFMEKYINFNTNMRAKSKSDFEKDFYKLMCNSVFGKTMENVRNRLEIKLGDEESSYKFSKKSNFKGFKIFDDDCIATHFHKQKVKFDKPIYIGFSVLDLSKLLMYQFYYDKIKKYDPDANLLYMDTDSFFLEMNKDPYEIIKNNQEEFDTSDYDKNHECYNDKNKKVIGKFKDELNGIPLEEFCGLRSKCYSYMFSNNKNEVKCKGIKKCLLMNKNIKLDELDENTKNRYIKMENFKKCLFEDKVVYREMNCIRSYKHELYTISLNKLALSSKDEKRYILKDKINTLPWGHKNIK, encoded by the coding sequence ATGGAATTAACTAaatatgaagaaataaaatttcaaaaaactaaaatttgtcATATTTGTGAAAAACCTTTTAATGatgatataaattatgaaaaagtgaAAGATCATTGTCATCTAAGTGGAAAATATAGAGGTGCAGCACATAAAAgttgtaatttgaattttaaacttCCACAAACTATACCTATTTATTGTCATAATATGAGTGGATATGATActcatttatatataaaagagttatctaaaaaatataaaaaggtaGATCTTATAGCTAATactgatgaaaaatatattaattattctattaattcagGATATGGATATGAATTTGGTGAAGATAATaaaccaagaaaaaatataaaattttcatttgttgataCATTCAGATTTATGGCttcatcaattgaaaaattagcaaaatcactaaaaaaagaagattgtaagcatataaataattttataaaaaatggaaaagttttaaatgatattattaaaagagaagataatgatgaagatcaaatttttaatattttaagtgGTAAAGGAATATTTCCATATGAGTttattgatgattttgaaaaattagaatataataaaattttagaaCAAGATAAGTTTTATAGTTGTTTAAATCATGAAagtataaatacaaaagattatttacattataaaatggtatggaataaattaaaaaataaaaatttaggaaattattctgatttatataatatacaagatgtattattattagctgatatatttgaaaattttagagattgttgtttaaataattataaattagatccTGCTCATTATCTAACAGCACCATCATTAGCATGGGATGCAATGTTAAAACTTACAAAAATAGAACTAGATTTAATACATGATTATAACATGtatttaatgattgaaaaaggAATTAGAGGTGGTATTTCACAATGTATAACTAGATATTCTAaagcaaataataaatatataaaaaattataatccaaataaaaaacaaaattatttattctatatcgATGCGAACAATTTATATGGTTGGGCCTTATCACAAAAATTACCATATAAAGatttacaatttataaattcagaTATTAGAAATTTAGATGAATGGGaagatataattaaaaattatgatgaaaatgatgatgTTGGATATATTTTTGAAGTAGATTTAAAATATCCAGAAGAATTGCATGATAATCATAAAGATTTACCTTTAGCTCCTGAACATTATAAAAAAAGATTATGTACAACtctttatgataaaaataattatgttgttcatattagaaatttaaaatattatttagagaaaggtatgattttagaaaatattaatagagttatagaatttaaacaaagtaattttatggaaaaatatataaattttaatacaaatatgAGAGCTAAAAGTAAAAGTGATTTTGAAAAAGACTTTTATAAACTTATGTGTAATAGTGTATTTGGAAAAACGATGGAAAATGTAAGAAAtagattagaaataaaattaggtGATGAAGAATCGTCatataaattttctaaaaaatctaattttaaaggattcaaaatatttgatgatgattGTATTGCTACACATTTTCATAAACAAAAGGTTAAATTTGATAAACCAATTTATATTGGATTTTCAGTTTTAGatttatctaaattattaatgtatcaattttattatgataaaattaaaaaatatgatccAGATGCTAATTTATTATACATGGATACAGAtagtttctttttagaaatgaataaagatccttatgaaataataaaaaataatcaagaagAATTTGATACAAGTGATTATGATAAGAATCATGAAtgttataatgataaaaataagaaagtaattggaaaatttaaagATGAATTGAATGGTATACCTTTAGAAGAGTTTTGTGGATTAAGATCTAAATGCTATAgttatatgttttcaaataataaaaatgaagtaAAATGTAAAggtattaaaaaatgtttattaatgaataaaaatataaaattagatgaattagatgaaaatactaaaaatagatacataaaaatggaaaattttaagaaatgtttatttgaagATAAAGTAGTGTATAGAGAAATGAATTGTATTAGAAGTTATAAACATGAATTATACACAataagtttgaataaattagcTTTAAGTTCAAAAGATGAAAAACGATAcatattaaaagataaaataaatactttaCCATGGggtcataaaaatataaaataa